The Doryrhamphus excisus isolate RoL2022-K1 chromosome 18, RoL_Dexc_1.0, whole genome shotgun sequence genome contains a region encoding:
- the tmem51b gene encoding transmembrane protein 51b, translating into MCSSRGICNRNESSRNRSTHSESTGSGAHYALCALGVGLIALGVVMIVWTVIPVDGEASGGSTNSSSNSTADGNDDNEEEEGELAKSSSVAMVLVGVGLAMLLLSICLGVRSKRRARESREQQSTAAATAFLDHVASDQSAPDPASFNVPTYEEVVGSSDYPVRHSNLRQSTTHLPSYEDILAAVENEGAEPANQPTEDTQVNEPASPEAQPSTGTDTSARQPSLPARSASRASRLLRPLRVRRIKSDKLHLKDFRIQIRSPTQNPVTIEPITPPPQYENNVPELG; encoded by the exons ATGTGTTCCAGTCGGGGTATTTGCAACAGAAACGAGAGCTCTCGCAACAGGTCCACTCATTCCGAGAGCACCGGTTCGGGGGCCCACTATGCTCTGTGTGCCCTGGGAGTCGGCCTCATCGCCCTGGGCGTGGTCATGATTGTGTGGACGGTGATACCTGTTGATGGCGAGGCGTCCGGCGGCTCCACCAACTCGTCCAGCAACTCCACGGCAGACGGTAATGACGAcaatgaagaagaagagggCGAGCTCGCCAAGTCCTCGTCGGTCGCCATGGTGCTGGTGGGCGTGGGCCTCGCCATGCTGCTCTTGTCCATTTGCCTTGGCGTTAGAAGCAAGCGGAGAGCTCGTGAAAGCAGAGAGCAGCAGTCGACGGCAGCAGCAACCGCCTTCCTGGACCATGTGGCCAGCGATCAGTC AGCTCCAGATCCAGCTTCATTCAACGTCCCCACCTACGAGGAGGTGGTCGGAAGCAGCGACTACCCCGTCCGCCACAGCAACCTTCGCCAAAGCACCACGCATCTCCCCTCCTATGAGGACATTTTAGCAGCCGTGGAGAACGAGGGCGCTGAGCCCGCCAACCAGCCAACCGAAGACACTCAAGTCAACGAGCCCGCGTCTCCCGAGGCCCAACCATCCACCGGCACCGATACTTCCGCACGTCAGCCCAGCCTGCCGGCGCGCAGCGCCAGTCGAGCCAGCCGCTTACTGCGCCCCCTGCGGGTGAGGCGGATTAAATCAGACAAACTACACCTGAAGGACTTTCGTATCCAAATCCGCAGCCCGACACAGAACCCAGTGACCATTGAGCCCATCACACCACCACCGCAGTATGAAAACAATGTGCCCGAGTTAGGGTAG
- the kaznb gene encoding kazrin, periplakin interacting protein b isoform X5 — protein sequence MRPSDREERKAVLLHEEVAQLQEEVQLLRQMKEMLGKDLQDESQGGEGTTAGLLSAAELRVQLGDKEQELDRAKEALQAMKADRKRLKGEKGDLVSQMQQLYTTLESREDQLREFIRNYDQHRKESEDAVKVLAKEKDVLEREKWDLRRQTKEATEQANILRSQLDMKENRIKELEAELTMAKQSLATLTKDVPKRHSLASATEPVVNGSQEWVMQADLPLTAAIRQSQQTLYHGHTADRQAVVRISPCHSRQPSVISDASAADGDRSSTPSDINSPRHRTHSLCNSMEDLEDQKRKKKKEKMTLGSLSRVFARGKQRKSLDPGLFDGTATPDYYIEEDADW from the exons TGTTGTTACACGAGGAGGTGGCCCAGCTTCAGGAGGAGGTCCAGCTGCTGAGGCAAATGAAGGAGATGCTGGGTAAAGACCTGCAGGATGAGTCCCAAGGAGGAGAAGGCACCACCGCCGGCCTGCTCTCTGCCGCTGAGCTCCGGGTGCAGCTGGGCGACAAGGAGCAGGAGCTGGACCGTGCCAAGGAAGCCTTACAGG CAATGAAAGCTGACCGTAAGCGTCTAAAAGGAGAGAAGGGCGACTTGGTGAGTCAGATGCAGCAGCTATACACCACACTGGAGAGCAGAGAGGATCAGCTCCGAGAATTCATCCGTAACTACGACCAGCATCGAAAG GAGAGCGAGGACGCAGTGAAGGTCCTGGCCAAGGAGAAGGACGTGCTGGAGAGGGAGAAGTGGGACCTGAGGAGGCAGACCAAAGAGGCTACAGAGCAGGCCAACATCCTGCGCTCTCAGCTGGACATGAAGGAGAACAGGATCAAGGAGCTGGAGGCTGAGCTCACCATG gCCAAGCAGTCTCTGGCCACGCTGACTAAAGACGTACCGAAGCGCCACTCCTTAGCGTCCGCCACTGAGCCCGTGGTGAACGGCAGCCAGGAGTGGGTGATGCAGGCCGACCTGCCGCTGACTGCCGCCATCCGGCAGAGTCAGCAAACGCTCTACCACGGACACACGGCAGACAGACAAG CTGTGGTCAGGATCAGCCCCTGCCACTCGCGCCAGCCGTCCGTCATCTCGGACGCCTCGGCCGCAGACGGGGACCGCTCGTCCACGCCCAGCGACATCAACTCCCCTCGCCACCGGACTCACTCTCTTTGCAAT TCGATGGAGGACTTGGAGGACCAAAAGcgtaagaagaagaaggagaagatgaCTTTGGGCTCCCTGTCACGCGTGTTTGCCCGCGGGAAGCAGCGCAAGTCACTGGACCCGGGCCTGTTTGATGGTACTGCCACACCTGATTATTACATAGAGGAGGATGCCGACTGGTGa
- the LOC131106612 gene encoding kazrin-like, translated as LTLPACPCRHFPDTQQQSLSDGEEQLDRLQQAALTRTMCMSVWRAGVVEAWLEVVMGMPMYTRACSENVKSGKVLLGLTDEDLELGLGISNPIHRRKLRLAIEDYRRAEGDQGLSKASDMDHHWVAKSWLSDVGLPQYSQAFQAQLVDGRVLSSLGRRDLERFLNVSDQFHQTSLLLSVQMLQMLGFDKEVLQARRAKCEQQDPDLIVWTTHRVMKWIRDIDLKEFADNLEGKGINGAVLVLDASFNTDAMAKALEIPGNKHMLRRHLYEEMKTLNNKAPLGEAMASPTPVAVSRFAEGRVPLRRSSKSPLRFRAHSAERRVDNQGSLPKEAGSVPLAKGSPVHAYKSVEITNV; from the exons CTCACCCTGCCCGCATGCCCATGCCGTCACTTCCCAGACACGCAGCAGCAGAGCCTGTCTGACGGAGAGGAGCAGCTGGATCGCCTCCAGCAGGCGGCGCTCACCCGGACCatgtgcatgtctgtgtggagggCGGGTGTGGTGGAGGCCTGGCTGGAGGTGGTCATGGGGATGCCCATGTACACACGGGCCTGCTCTGAGAACGTCAAGAGTGGGAAG GTTCTTCTCGGCTTGACTGATGAGGACTTAGAACTGGGACTGGGCATCAGCAACCCTATTCATCGCAGAAAACTAAGACTGGCCATTGAGGACTACAGGAGGGCTGAAGGGGACCAAGG TCTGTCCAAAGCATCAGACATGGACCATCACTGGGTGGCAAAATCTTGGCTGAGTGATGTGGGGCTGCCTCAGTACTCGCAAGCCTTCCAGGCTCAGCTAGTGGACGGACGAGTCCTGAGCTCTCTGGGCCGTAGAGACCTGGAGCGGTTCCTCAATGTCAGCGACCAGTTCCACCAGACCAGTCTGCTTCTGTCGGTCCAGATGCTGCAGATGCTCGGCTTTGATAAGGAAGTCCTGCAGGCACGAAGGGCCAAATGTGAGCAACAAGACCCGGACCTCATTGTTTGGACTACTCATAGAGTCATGAAATGGATCAGAGACATAGACCTCAAG GAATTTGCAGACAATCTTGAGGGGAAAGGGATCAACGGCGCTGTGCTGGTTCTGGACGCCTCGTTCAACACAGACGCCATGGCCAAAGCGTTGGAGATCCCAGGGAACAAACACATGCTGCGTCGACATCTGTATGAAGAGATGAAAACACTCAA CAACAAGGCACCGCTAGGCGAGGCCATGGCTTCTCCTACGCCTGTGGCTGTCAGCCGCTTTGCTGAGGGCAGGGTGCCACTGAGGAGATCCAGCAAG AGTCCGTTGAGGTTCCGTGCACATTCTGCAGAACGACGGGTGGACAACCAGGGATCCCTACCCAAGGAGGCTGGGTCGGTTCCACTGGCCAAGGGCAGCCCCGTGCACGCCTACAAGAGTGTGGAAATAACCAACGTGTGA